From one Verrucomicrobiales bacterium genomic stretch:
- a CDS encoding TatD family hydrolase, with translation MPPFFDTHAHLDFPEFASDLEQVRERAREAGITRILCVGTDHESSCRVVELARRCPEIYAVVGWHPNHVLDAPDDVRPALRDLARQPKVVAIGEAGVDHYRLPSQQPGGTAEQDEVFRQKQLQVFSQQLEVAADVGLNVVIHQRAAWVDTVRLLKPYQGRVRGVFHCFSESLAALQEVLEMGCLVSYTGILTFKNGQNIRDALAATPADRFMLETDCPFLAPIPYRGKRCEPAFVKEIAAVAAQVRGVSLEELSAATCRTAESFFRFDPA, from the coding sequence ATGCCGCCATTTTTTGACACGCACGCGCATCTTGACTTTCCCGAGTTTGCGTCCGATCTGGAACAGGTGCGGGAGCGAGCCCGCGAGGCTGGGATCACTCGTATTCTGTGCGTGGGCACGGATCACGAGAGCAGTTGCCGGGTGGTGGAACTGGCCCGCCGATGCCCGGAGATCTACGCGGTGGTGGGCTGGCACCCCAATCATGTCCTGGACGCTCCCGACGACGTTCGCCCGGCGCTACGCGACCTGGCGCGCCAGCCCAAGGTGGTGGCCATCGGCGAGGCGGGGGTGGACCACTATCGCCTGCCCAGCCAGCAGCCAGGCGGCACGGCGGAACAGGATGAAGTCTTTCGCCAAAAGCAGCTCCAGGTGTTTTCCCAGCAGTTGGAGGTGGCGGCTGACGTTGGTCTGAACGTGGTGATTCACCAACGGGCGGCCTGGGTGGACACGGTTCGGCTGCTGAAACCGTATCAAGGCCGGGTGCGCGGTGTGTTTCACTGTTTTTCCGAGAGCCTGGCGGCGCTTCAGGAGGTTCTGGAGATGGGCTGTCTGGTGAGCTATACCGGGATTCTCACCTTCAAGAATGGCCAGAACATCCGTGACGCCTTGGCCGCGACCCCGGCGGATCGCTTTATGTTGGAGACCGATTGTCCCTTTCTGGCGCCGATCCCGTATCGCGGCAAGCGGTGCGAGCCCGCTTTCGTGAAGGAGATCGCCGCGGTGGCGGCTCAGGTTCGCGGAGTCTCGCTTGAAGAGCTGAGCGCGGCGACCTGCCGGACGGCCGAGTCTTTCTTCCGATTTGACCCCGCATGA
- the thiS gene encoding sulfur carrier protein ThiS translates to MMSETYVLANGRRLPVVLPCTLEGFLQGQGLLPRSVVVELNGEAVAPSEFSARTLGSGDRLEVVQITAGG, encoded by the coding sequence ATGATGAGCGAGACCTACGTCCTGGCAAATGGCCGGCGTCTACCGGTGGTCCTGCCCTGCACTTTGGAAGGTTTTCTTCAAGGGCAGGGTCTGCTGCCTCGTAGCGTGGTGGTGGAGCTGAACGGCGAGGCGGTGGCTCCGTCGGAGTTCTCGGCTCGCACATTGGGTTCGGGAGACCGCCTCGAAGTGGTGCAGATCACCGCGGGCGGCTAA
- a CDS encoding VWA domain-containing protein, whose protein sequence is MTSGLLKLLGVKVDAGVDIANASLEFRGGMGWGAWLIWVLLMGLFIYWTYRLSPPHLSRFRRALMVGLRCLFLAGLLLLLMRPVLAFTVEGSVRRLLVVLLDNSASLKIPDPRVSPEEQKRAAIARGLIDPKGGLSQSISTSDAQAVARSTRLSLVKGVLENQRLDLLANLQKNFDLAAYQFGQSVGDLMGSSASSSGGTNQPAVDIAIASDWGNRLDGHHSTTALGDALREVSNRKRGQPLAGVVVVTDGANNSGSPPLEAADRLHSEGVPLYIYGVGLTAPRDIIVGNLLSPEVTFVQEELDVTVRVRGQGLAGQTATLKLQLGDQTLEKPITFSGNVEQVVVFTITPQNEGEFDLQASIAPRTDEAVTDNNSRKQRIKVIDAKINVLLVDQSPRWEFRYLQAMLLRDRRVNMKCYLVEGDPAIARTEKSPYLSSFPARREDLLKFDLVIFGDVDPRFVTPTQQEYLNELVSKFGGAMLMVAGRRYTPQAYRRSTLYSMLPVEFEGIGADVASDLAIADKPIALELTSAGRTSPIMRLDENESRNREVWQKLPPVYWVSRVSRPKPAAEVLLVDPDPAKESRFGKMPIVALHQYGLGQVMYVGTDNTWRWRKNSGDVYYTAFWGQLVQRLALPRLLGGNKRIQLTTDRQNYLAGDRVTVYARLYSSSFEAIQEPVVKGQFVKRGETSPSTEVLLRTLPDQPGLYRGEFIAGASGDYQFTVDLDSSAPLDFSVIEPQFELGDTAMNETLLDQMAKVTGGAFLREEDLHKLPQLIASKTEKVRSPLEVELWASPLVFLLLLLLATAEWVIRKLNYLK, encoded by the coding sequence ATGACAAGCGGACTGCTCAAGTTACTCGGAGTAAAGGTCGACGCGGGGGTCGACATCGCCAACGCGTCTCTGGAGTTCCGCGGTGGCATGGGCTGGGGAGCCTGGCTGATCTGGGTGCTGCTGATGGGGTTGTTCATCTATTGGACCTACCGGCTCAGCCCGCCGCATCTGTCCCGATTCCGCCGCGCCCTGATGGTGGGGCTCCGCTGCCTCTTTCTCGCCGGGCTGCTCCTGCTGCTCATGCGACCAGTGCTGGCCTTCACCGTGGAAGGCAGTGTCCGCCGGCTACTGGTGGTTCTGCTCGACAACAGCGCCAGCCTGAAGATTCCGGACCCACGAGTGTCCCCGGAGGAGCAGAAACGCGCCGCGATTGCGCGCGGCCTCATCGACCCGAAAGGGGGACTCAGCCAATCGATCAGCACCTCCGATGCTCAAGCCGTGGCTCGATCCACCCGTCTCAGCCTGGTCAAGGGTGTCTTGGAGAATCAACGTCTGGACTTGCTGGCCAACCTCCAGAAGAACTTCGATCTCGCCGCCTATCAGTTTGGCCAATCGGTGGGGGACCTCATGGGCAGCTCGGCCTCCTCGTCCGGTGGAACCAACCAGCCAGCCGTGGACATCGCCATCGCGAGCGACTGGGGAAACCGGCTGGACGGACATCACTCCACCACCGCTCTCGGAGATGCTCTGCGGGAAGTCTCAAACCGAAAGCGCGGACAACCGCTTGCCGGCGTTGTCGTCGTCACGGACGGGGCGAACAACAGCGGATCCCCACCTTTAGAGGCGGCCGACCGGCTCCACAGTGAGGGGGTCCCGTTGTACATCTACGGAGTCGGTCTGACGGCCCCACGCGATATCATCGTAGGCAACCTGCTGTCCCCGGAAGTGACCTTCGTCCAGGAAGAGTTGGACGTGACCGTCCGAGTCCGGGGTCAAGGCCTCGCCGGTCAAACGGCCACCCTTAAGCTCCAACTCGGCGATCAGACTCTCGAGAAGCCGATCACTTTCAGCGGCAATGTGGAACAGGTCGTGGTCTTTACTATCACGCCACAGAACGAGGGCGAGTTTGATCTTCAGGCCTCCATCGCGCCGCGCACCGATGAGGCCGTGACCGACAACAACAGCCGGAAGCAGCGCATCAAAGTAATCGATGCCAAAATCAATGTGCTGCTCGTCGACCAATCCCCACGATGGGAGTTTCGCTACCTCCAAGCCATGCTGCTCCGCGATCGGCGCGTGAACATGAAATGCTATCTGGTCGAGGGCGATCCCGCCATCGCACGAACCGAAAAATCGCCCTACCTGTCCTCCTTCCCGGCACGCCGCGAGGATCTGCTGAAGTTTGACCTCGTCATTTTCGGGGATGTCGACCCGCGCTTTGTCACCCCCACCCAACAGGAATATCTCAACGAACTCGTTTCCAAGTTTGGTGGCGCGATGCTCATGGTGGCCGGCCGACGCTACACCCCCCAAGCTTACCGCCGGTCGACGCTCTATTCGATGCTTCCCGTGGAGTTCGAGGGCATTGGAGCGGATGTCGCCTCCGACCTGGCCATCGCCGACAAGCCCATCGCGCTGGAGTTGACGAGCGCGGGGCGGACCAGTCCGATCATGCGTCTGGACGAGAACGAGTCGCGAAACCGTGAGGTCTGGCAAAAGCTCCCGCCGGTATATTGGGTATCGCGGGTATCCCGTCCCAAGCCGGCGGCGGAGGTGCTTCTGGTGGATCCGGATCCGGCCAAAGAATCACGGTTTGGGAAGATGCCGATCGTCGCCCTGCACCAATATGGATTGGGTCAGGTGATGTACGTGGGCACCGACAACACGTGGCGCTGGCGCAAGAATTCAGGAGACGTCTACTACACCGCCTTCTGGGGACAACTCGTGCAGCGGCTCGCCTTGCCCCGGCTGTTGGGTGGCAATAAGCGCATCCAATTGACGACCGATCGACAGAACTACCTCGCCGGAGATCGTGTGACGGTCTACGCGCGGCTGTACTCCAGCTCATTCGAGGCCATCCAGGAACCCGTGGTGAAAGGCCAGTTCGTCAAGCGCGGTGAGACCAGCCCTTCGACCGAGGTCCTTTTGAGAACGTTGCCGGATCAGCCCGGCCTGTACCGGGGGGAATTCATCGCGGGAGCGTCCGGCGATTACCAGTTCACAGTGGACCTGGACTCCAGCGCGCCGCTGGATTTCAGCGTCATCGAGCCCCAGTTCGAATTGGGAGACACCGCCATGAATGAGACGTTGTTGGATCAGATGGCCAAGGTCACCGGAGGCGCATTCCTGAGGGAAGAAGATCTCCACAAACTGCCCCAGCTGATCGCTTCAAAAACCGAAAAGGTTCGCTCCCCCTTGGAGGTCGAACTCTGGGCGTCGCCTCTGGTGTTCCTGTTGCTCCTGCTGCTCGCAACGGCTGAGTGGGTCATTCGCAAACTCAACTATCTCAAATGA
- a CDS encoding peroxiredoxin: MKDNVLKWIVMTGTALCIYMALHLHAGDSPKVGGRAPMVSGKNQNGTPWSLEQALTKSAVLLYFYPKDDTPGCTKQACGLRDRIGDLKKEGIQVIGVSRDTEASHRAFISKFNLNFDLLADVDGKITAAYGAEFPGRDTLSRRVSFLIRKDGTVAHVTDTMKAETHLEEMKDAAAKLK; the protein is encoded by the coding sequence ATGAAAGACAATGTGCTGAAGTGGATTGTGATGACGGGCACGGCCCTATGCATCTATATGGCGCTGCACTTGCATGCGGGGGATTCTCCCAAGGTCGGCGGCCGAGCTCCGATGGTCAGTGGCAAGAACCAAAACGGCACCCCTTGGAGTTTGGAACAGGCCCTTACGAAGAGCGCCGTCCTGCTCTATTTCTATCCTAAGGATGACACGCCGGGGTGCACCAAGCAGGCCTGCGGCTTGCGAGATCGCATCGGCGATCTGAAAAAGGAGGGAATCCAAGTGATCGGTGTCAGCCGCGACACCGAGGCCAGCCACCGGGCGTTCATTTCGAAGTTTAACCTGAACTTCGACCTCCTCGCGGATGTGGACGGAAAGATCACGGCGGCCTATGGAGCTGAGTTTCCGGGGCGGGACACCCTTTCACGTCGGGTAAGCTTTCTGATTCGGAAGGACGGGACTGTGGCCCACGTGACGGATACCATGAAGGCAGAAACGCATCTGGAAGAGATGAAAGACGCGGCTGCCAAGCTGAAGTAG
- a CDS encoding DUF58 domain-containing protein, whose product MATPNPSLLDPDAISRAEALGLHARYIVEGYMAGEHKSPYRGFAIEFAQHREYAPGDDLRHLDWKVLGRTDRYYVKQYEQETNYVAHLLLDGSESMAYGSGKLTKLHYGKMVAACLAYVILHQGDAVALGIFDSEMRDYAPRTDSKANVHAIMSRLAAFQGQQTTNIASVLHDMARQIRRKGIVIVISDCFDDEQKILEGIQHLRFGGHEVILLHTLDPYELEFPFQGLVEFHGLETPAQLQTRPADIRKSYQKELAAFLTRLREGCERNQCHYLQVNTSHPLDEVLSAYLAFRMRTAR is encoded by the coding sequence ATGGCCACCCCCAACCCCAGCCTGCTGGATCCGGACGCAATTTCGCGAGCCGAGGCGCTGGGATTGCATGCGCGCTACATCGTCGAAGGCTACATGGCGGGTGAGCACAAGTCTCCCTACCGCGGCTTCGCCATCGAGTTCGCCCAGCATCGTGAGTATGCCCCGGGCGATGATCTCCGCCATCTGGATTGGAAGGTTCTCGGCCGAACGGATCGCTACTACGTCAAGCAATACGAGCAGGAAACGAACTACGTCGCCCACCTGCTCCTGGATGGAAGCGAGTCCATGGCCTACGGCTCCGGCAAGCTCACCAAGCTTCACTATGGCAAGATGGTGGCCGCCTGTCTCGCCTACGTGATCCTGCATCAGGGCGACGCAGTGGCGCTGGGTATTTTTGACTCGGAGATGCGCGACTACGCGCCACGAACCGACAGCAAGGCCAACGTCCACGCCATCATGTCGCGTCTGGCCGCCTTCCAGGGCCAGCAGACCACCAACATCGCGTCCGTGCTGCACGACATGGCCCGGCAGATCCGCCGCAAGGGAATTGTCATCGTGATCAGCGACTGCTTCGACGACGAGCAGAAGATCCTGGAGGGTATCCAGCATTTGCGGTTCGGCGGGCACGAGGTGATCCTCCTCCACACCCTGGACCCCTATGAACTCGAGTTTCCCTTCCAGGGGTTGGTGGAGTTCCACGGCCTGGAAACACCGGCTCAGCTCCAAACTCGTCCCGCGGATATTCGCAAAAGCTACCAGAAGGAACTGGCCGCCTTCCTAACCCGCCTGCGCGAAGGTTGCGAACGCAACCAGTGCCACTACCTCCAGGTCAACACGAGCCACCCGCTCGATGAGGTCTTGAGTGCCTACCTGGCCTTCCGCATGAGAACGGCCCGCTAA
- a CDS encoding MBOAT family protein encodes MNFAEVRFWELLGAGLGVIFVLRALMAWLRPAGLETYDRLALFGLGLYLLLCISQITFLIFLAVALGTYWGLKWILHHEPKQRHRYLYLLIPLQLLPLFHYKYSNFVANQVLGLDQAWLRDLVIPVGISFYTFQKVAFAVDTLAFNHPLPKFLDYLNFAGFFPQIVAGPIERRADLLPQMESFRFRWLPSQIEEGAGFLVLGLFFKCCLADNLAAYFDPRSTSNPFLIWTANVLFGLRIYYDFAGYSLVALGIARCLGVRLTLNFNSPYCSTNMVEFWRRWHITLSQWFRDYLYLPLGGGRVKYWAFNMALVFVVSGVWHGAGWNFVLWGALHAVFLILNHSLRKKLSMPRVVAWGFTMICSFFSWLCFYEVNLAALVQKSVTLLQPQAYNLEAFRQWVSRWPGGDRFVLSSFLALSALVLLMEWRSVVRGQEPYYWLRRPAVLCILVVLTMLLSPGKNNGFIYFAF; translated from the coding sequence ATGAATTTCGCCGAAGTTCGTTTCTGGGAGTTGTTGGGCGCCGGGTTGGGCGTCATTTTTGTGCTTCGTGCACTGATGGCTTGGCTGCGGCCGGCGGGGCTGGAGACCTATGATCGGTTGGCGCTCTTCGGACTCGGGCTCTACCTGCTGCTCTGCATTAGCCAGATCACGTTCCTGATCTTTTTGGCGGTGGCCTTGGGAACGTATTGGGGGTTGAAGTGGATTTTGCATCACGAGCCGAAGCAGAGGCATCGCTATTTATATCTCCTGATACCCCTTCAGCTGCTGCCGCTGTTCCACTACAAGTACTCCAACTTTGTAGCCAACCAGGTTCTCGGGCTCGATCAGGCCTGGCTGAGGGACCTCGTCATCCCGGTCGGCATCTCGTTCTACACGTTTCAAAAGGTGGCGTTCGCGGTGGATACCTTGGCGTTTAACCACCCGTTGCCCAAGTTTTTGGACTATTTGAACTTCGCCGGGTTTTTTCCTCAGATTGTGGCTGGACCGATCGAACGACGTGCCGACCTCTTGCCTCAGATGGAGTCATTCCGCTTCCGCTGGCTTCCGAGCCAGATCGAGGAGGGAGCGGGTTTTCTGGTGCTGGGCCTGTTTTTTAAGTGCTGCTTGGCGGACAACCTGGCGGCCTATTTTGATCCCCGCTCCACCTCCAACCCGTTTCTGATCTGGACCGCCAACGTGCTCTTCGGTTTGCGCATCTATTACGATTTTGCCGGTTATAGCCTGGTCGCCCTGGGTATCGCACGGTGCCTGGGAGTCCGCCTGACCTTGAACTTCAACAGTCCGTACTGCTCGACGAACATGGTTGAGTTCTGGAGGCGCTGGCACATCACGCTCAGCCAGTGGTTTCGCGATTATTTGTATCTGCCGCTGGGGGGCGGACGGGTCAAGTATTGGGCCTTCAACATGGCGCTCGTGTTTGTGGTTTCGGGCGTGTGGCACGGGGCTGGATGGAATTTTGTTCTGTGGGGGGCGCTGCATGCGGTGTTCCTGATCCTCAACCATTCGCTGCGCAAGAAGCTCTCCATGCCCCGGGTTGTCGCCTGGGGCTTTACCATGATTTGCAGCTTCTTTTCCTGGCTGTGCTTTTATGAAGTAAATCTGGCAGCGCTGGTTCAGAAGAGCGTGACGCTGCTACAACCACAGGCCTACAATCTCGAGGCGTTCCGCCAATGGGTGTCGCGTTGGCCCGGTGGTGATCGCTTTGTTCTCAGCTCCTTTCTGGCACTGTCCGCTTTAGTGCTGCTGATGGAGTGGCGATCCGTGGTGCGCGGCCAGGAGCCTTACTACTGGCTGCGTCGGCCGGCGGTGCTCTGTATTCTGGTGGTGCTGACCATGCTGCTGTCCCCAGGAAAAAACAATGGATTCATCTACTTTGCCTTCTAG
- a CDS encoding BatA domain-containing protein produces the protein MSFLNPIMLAGLTAIAVPIIIHLLNRRRFQKVVWAAMRFLQTSIEKNQKRMQLEDLILLALRCLLVALIALALARPAWRDAVSSFLGGGKSVGVLLLDNSMSMGMSDGTTTRFEKAKQAAEQAIDSMASGSATAVWLVSDIIRDVIPEPTYDLNLARKTIREARLTDRATDLGASIDRAIEVLRTRMGSRREIYLFTDGQQAGWRSLLDVRSRLDRVKDEVRAHIVFVNERDTRNLSVRDIRLASGLAPLDQPLRFEIKVQNHGPQPVKDVRVTLNIDNDPASDEFTLPQLAPGESKGVALFGKLRAEGIHAVHAVASDDRLPGDNRRTLAVRALKQLRVLLADGDPGDGSRASETFFLKHALTPVPADQLANYFIKVQTVSATDLTSTSLDDFDVVILANVSRFSEKWAPTLASYVRRGGGLLIFAGDQVETGFYNEVLLQRHALLPAVLGAARGQADQSDDFFPLQSKDYGHPVTSLWNDPGAGTLSSIRVFRHLLLLSLSGTNAPAAAPGVTEAGLPQVVLSFADGTPAVMERTFGLGRVVLFSSTADTAWNDLPVRPAFVPLLHRTLGAVVQRQDEGLNLRVGGKFTRRVSNEFLGKDAAFTNPRKEAATRELRRIEMVQGAPVMQYDRTDDAGLYAVTVTDPQLELSFATQPDPDESNLDDLSSEQYQALKSVAEIYNWGPGFSLRQLVERQRSGIEFWSMLIAAALVLALCESFLGQWFSRSR, from the coding sequence GTGTCTTTCTTAAACCCCATCATGCTGGCCGGCCTCACCGCAATCGCGGTGCCGATCATCATCCATCTCCTGAACCGCCGCCGGTTCCAGAAGGTGGTCTGGGCTGCCATGCGATTTCTCCAAACGAGCATCGAGAAAAACCAGAAGCGCATGCAACTGGAGGATCTCATACTCCTGGCTCTGCGTTGCCTGCTGGTGGCGCTGATCGCGTTGGCGCTGGCCCGCCCGGCGTGGCGCGATGCCGTCAGCTCGTTTCTGGGCGGCGGCAAAAGCGTCGGCGTGCTCCTGCTGGACAACAGCATGAGCATGGGGATGAGCGACGGAACCACCACCCGATTCGAGAAAGCCAAGCAAGCAGCCGAGCAAGCCATCGATTCCATGGCCTCAGGTTCCGCCACCGCGGTCTGGCTGGTTTCCGATATCATCCGGGATGTCATTCCTGAGCCGACGTACGATCTGAATCTGGCGCGAAAGACCATTCGGGAAGCGCGGCTCACCGATCGCGCCACCGACCTCGGTGCCTCCATTGACCGGGCGATCGAAGTGCTCCGCACCCGCATGGGATCAAGGCGCGAGATCTACCTATTCACCGACGGCCAGCAAGCCGGATGGCGCAGCCTGCTCGATGTGCGTTCGCGTCTGGACCGGGTGAAGGACGAGGTGCGCGCCCACATCGTGTTCGTCAACGAGCGGGACACGCGCAACTTGAGCGTGCGGGACATTCGTCTCGCCAGCGGCCTGGCCCCATTGGACCAACCGCTGCGCTTCGAGATAAAAGTGCAAAACCATGGCCCGCAACCGGTGAAGGATGTCCGGGTGACCCTGAACATCGACAACGATCCGGCAAGCGATGAATTCACCCTGCCCCAGCTCGCACCCGGCGAGTCCAAAGGGGTGGCCCTGTTCGGAAAACTCAGGGCCGAGGGAATCCATGCCGTGCACGCAGTCGCGTCGGATGACCGACTCCCGGGTGACAATCGCCGCACCTTGGCAGTAAGAGCCCTGAAACAGCTGCGAGTCCTGCTGGCCGACGGCGATCCCGGCGACGGAAGCCGGGCGAGCGAGACATTTTTCCTGAAGCACGCACTCACCCCAGTGCCCGCCGACCAGTTGGCCAACTACTTTATCAAGGTTCAAACCGTCAGTGCCACCGATCTCACCTCAACCTCCCTGGATGATTTTGATGTGGTGATCCTGGCGAATGTTTCCCGGTTTTCTGAGAAGTGGGCTCCTACGCTGGCCAGCTATGTTCGTCGGGGGGGCGGACTCCTGATCTTTGCCGGCGACCAAGTCGAAACGGGCTTCTACAACGAGGTGCTGTTGCAGCGACATGCATTGCTGCCGGCCGTTTTGGGGGCAGCCCGGGGCCAGGCCGACCAGTCCGATGATTTTTTCCCCCTGCAAAGCAAGGATTACGGCCATCCGGTCACCTCGCTTTGGAACGACCCCGGAGCAGGCACCCTCAGCTCCATTAGGGTCTTCCGACATCTCCTCCTCCTGTCGCTGAGCGGCACCAACGCACCGGCCGCCGCACCAGGAGTCACCGAAGCGGGACTTCCTCAGGTCGTGCTCTCCTTCGCGGACGGGACGCCCGCCGTGATGGAGCGGACCTTCGGCCTGGGCCGTGTCGTCTTGTTCTCCAGCACCGCCGATACGGCCTGGAATGACCTGCCGGTCCGACCCGCCTTCGTGCCCCTGCTGCACCGAACCTTAGGGGCGGTGGTTCAGCGGCAGGATGAAGGATTAAACCTTCGGGTGGGCGGAAAGTTCACGCGTCGCGTCAGCAATGAATTTTTAGGCAAGGACGCCGCGTTCACCAATCCACGGAAAGAAGCCGCCACGCGCGAATTGCGTCGCATCGAGATGGTGCAGGGAGCTCCGGTCATGCAATACGACCGAACCGACGACGCGGGGCTCTATGCAGTGACCGTCACCGACCCCCAGCTGGAGCTGTCCTTCGCTACCCAGCCCGACCCGGATGAATCCAATTTGGACGACTTATCCAGCGAGCAATACCAGGCGCTTAAATCGGTCGCGGAGATTTACAATTGGGGACCAGGATTTTCGCTCCGGCAGCTCGTGGAACGCCAGCGATCCGGGATTGAGTTTTGGTCCATGTTGATCGCTGCGGCCCTGGTGTTGGCGCTCTGCGAGAGCTTTCTAGGACAATGGTTCAGCCGTTCCAGATGA
- a CDS encoding MoxR family ATPase, whose translation MNNAEAAVPSNREQDLQAVSQLKESCARIKAELSKVIVGQETVVEQVLIAILTRSHALLVGVPGLAKTLLVSTLSQTLHLSFKRIQFTPDLMPSDITGTEVIYQNPMTNEREFRFLKGPIFANMILADEINRTPPKTQAAMLEAMQERKVTVGGADHTLPDPFFVLATQNPIEQEGTYPLPEAQLDRFMFMIAVDYPSAEEELQIMKMATGASGSKPQAVLSAEDIVQLQKIVRRLEPAPHVYAYAEKLVRVTRPKTPEALDFCKKWLTWGAGPRAGLNLILAAKARAMLHGQSHVSCDDVAAVAAPIFRHRLVPNFAAQSESVTADDITQRILEAVPKDAKL comes from the coding sequence ATGAATAACGCCGAAGCCGCCGTCCCGTCCAATCGCGAGCAGGACCTGCAAGCAGTCAGCCAACTGAAGGAGTCCTGCGCCCGGATTAAAGCCGAGCTCTCCAAAGTCATCGTAGGCCAAGAGACCGTGGTCGAGCAGGTGCTCATCGCCATCCTCACGCGAAGCCATGCCCTGCTGGTCGGGGTGCCCGGCCTCGCCAAAACACTCCTGGTCTCCACCCTTTCCCAGACGCTCCACCTCTCGTTTAAACGGATTCAATTCACTCCGGATCTGATGCCCAGCGACATCACCGGCACCGAAGTGATTTACCAGAACCCCATGACCAACGAGCGGGAGTTCCGCTTTCTAAAGGGGCCGATCTTCGCCAACATGATCCTGGCGGACGAAATCAACCGAACCCCGCCCAAGACCCAGGCGGCCATGCTGGAGGCGATGCAGGAGCGCAAAGTGACGGTCGGCGGGGCCGACCATACCCTTCCCGATCCCTTTTTCGTGCTGGCGACCCAGAACCCGATCGAACAGGAAGGAACCTATCCCTTGCCTGAAGCCCAATTGGATCGCTTCATGTTCATGATCGCGGTGGACTACCCCAGCGCCGAGGAGGAATTGCAAATCATGAAAATGGCGACCGGCGCGTCCGGCTCCAAGCCCCAGGCGGTGCTGAGCGCCGAGGATATCGTCCAGCTGCAGAAGATCGTGCGCCGGCTGGAGCCCGCGCCCCATGTCTATGCCTACGCTGAAAAGCTGGTGCGGGTCACTCGCCCGAAAACGCCGGAGGCACTCGACTTTTGCAAGAAATGGCTGACCTGGGGCGCCGGTCCGCGCGCCGGCTTGAACCTGATCCTGGCGGCCAAAGCCCGGGCCATGCTCCATGGCCAAAGCCACGTGAGCTGCGACGACGTGGCGGCGGTGGCAGCCCCGATCTTCCGTCACCGACTGGTTCCCAATTTCGCCGCCCAAAGCGAGTCGGTCACCGCCGACGATATCACCCAACGCATCCTGGAGGCCGTTCCCAAAGACGCCAAACTTTAG
- a CDS encoding sugar phosphate isomerase/epimerase: MMKTTWSRREFVQTTFLATAAAAVAAPLVGQAADAVSGTGKQKLKLGYDNFAVRAMKWKAAELIGYADQLKVDSLFITDLDAFVSTDTAHLKQLRSMAADKGIEIQLGTWSICPTAKNFRKKWGTAEEHLGLALRMAHDLGSPVIRVVLGGGEDRRGPGGIQARIEDTVKVCQALRSRSLDLGVKIAVENHAGDMHSRELVTLVEAAGKDYVGVNIDPGNACWTMEDPVANLENLAPYTLTSSMRDSMVWTYADGAKVQWTAMGEGIVDLKTYFRRFAELCPNAPVHIETISGFAREIPYLKPEFWDAYAGYRASDFAKFVALAQKGKAIEPHRSANEAEEQQYQKGEIERSIKYCREVLGLGRRQLAG; encoded by the coding sequence ATGATGAAAACCACTTGGTCCCGGCGTGAATTTGTACAAACGACTTTTCTGGCTACCGCAGCAGCCGCGGTGGCGGCCCCTTTAGTTGGCCAGGCGGCGGACGCCGTTTCCGGGACGGGGAAGCAGAAGCTGAAGCTGGGGTATGATAACTTCGCGGTCCGGGCGATGAAATGGAAGGCGGCTGAACTGATCGGATACGCCGACCAGCTCAAGGTGGATTCTCTCTTCATCACCGACTTGGATGCGTTCGTGAGTACGGATACCGCCCATCTCAAGCAGTTGAGGTCGATGGCGGCGGACAAGGGGATTGAGATCCAGCTGGGGACCTGGAGCATTTGTCCGACGGCCAAGAATTTTAGGAAGAAATGGGGGACGGCCGAGGAACACCTGGGTTTGGCGCTCCGGATGGCGCATGACCTGGGCTCACCCGTCATTCGCGTCGTTTTGGGTGGGGGTGAGGATCGTCGTGGGCCGGGCGGAATTCAGGCTCGTATCGAGGATACGGTGAAGGTTTGCCAGGCATTGCGCAGTCGGTCGCTCGATCTGGGAGTGAAGATCGCCGTCGAGAATCATGCGGGCGATATGCATTCGCGTGAACTCGTCACCCTGGTGGAGGCGGCCGGTAAAGATTATGTCGGCGTGAATATCGACCCGGGCAACGCCTGCTGGACGATGGAGGATCCAGTCGCCAATTTGGAGAACCTGGCCCCTTACACCCTGACGAGCAGCATGCGGGACTCAATGGTTTGGACCTATGCCGATGGAGCTAAAGTTCAATGGACGGCCATGGGTGAGGGCATCGTCGATTTAAAGACCTATTTCCGCCGGTTCGCGGAGCTTTGTCCCAACGCTCCGGTCCATATTGAGACCATCTCGGGATTTGCGCGCGAGATCCCCTATCTGAAGCCCGAATTCTGGGACGCCTACGCCGGTTATCGGGCCTCCGACTTCGCCAAGTTCGTCGCGTTGGCCCAGAAGGGTAAAGCGATCGAGCCCCATCGCTCCGCCAACGAGGCGGAGGAGCAGCAATATCAGAAGGGCGAGATCGAACGGAGTATTAAGTACTGCCGTGAGGTGTTGGGGCTGGGACGTCGCCAACTCGCGGGCTAG